GTGGAGCTGACGAACTCGCGGAAGCCCAGGAGCCCCACCCGGCGGCCGTCGGTCTCGAGCACCTGGCGCAGGTGGGCCGTGAAGTCGCCGTCGTGGCTGGCGAGCAGGACGTCACCGGGGCGGTCGACGATGGCCTCCAGCGTGCGCTGGATGCCCAGGTCCACCACCTTCTCGCCCGGGCCGCCGGCCAGCGGGATGGGCCGGTAGTCCATGGCGAGCAGGGCCTGCACGAAGCTCATCGGCATCGAGCCCGAGGTGGCGTTGAGGAAGAACAGGGCCCGCACGGGCTGGCCCCAGGCCTGCTCGGCGAAGTCGCGCACGCGGTCCCAGCGGGGTCGCTCCCCCGGCGCCGGCCTGCGGCCCAGCACGCTCATCCCCAGGGTGGCGTCGATGTTCTCGCCGTCCACCAGGAGGTACGTCACACGCTGCGCCGCACCCGCGGAGTCGCTTCCAACCACTTCCGCAGCCTAGCCACCCGCCGCCCCATCCTCCGGGCCGCCGGCGTCGAACGCGGTGCGGGGACCGGGGGCGAGGAGGGGCGCCCCCGGACCCCGACGAGCACGCCGTGCAACTGACCGGTCACTGCGCGATGATGGGCACCCCGTCCTGGGAGGCCTGCCGATGCCCGGATCCGGGGCCCACGGGGCCGCGCCGCCGGCCCCGGCGCCCGAGCACGCCCGGCACCGCGCGCCGCGCGGCACCGCTGCGCGCCGGCGCGCGGTGGTGGCCGCGCTCGCCCTCGTCGCTGCTGCGGCGGTGGTCGTCCCGGTGGCCGTGCTGCGGCAGCCGCCGAGCGGGACCTCGGCCACCGGCACGACCAGCACCAGCAGCTCGAGCAGCGCGAGCGGCGGGTGGTCGGGCGCTGCCGGCGCCCCGGCAGCCGGGTCCGCCGCAGGCGGGGGCTCGGGCACCGGGCCGTCGTCGTCCTCGACGGCCCCGTCGGCCGGCGCCGCGCAGGCGGCAGCCGTGTGGCTGGCGGGCCAGCCCGCCCCGGCGGGCGGCGTGGCCGTGGACCCCGGCCTCTACGACGCGCTGGCCAGCTCCGCGCAGCTCGCCTCCCGGCTCGTCCCCGCTCCGACGGCCTCCGCGGACCCCGCGCTGCCCGCCCGCTGGGTGGTGGCCGGCCCGGCGCTGCGCGCAGAGGCGGCCCCCGGGAGCTGGGCGGCCCAGGCGCTCGCGTCGTCGCGGTCCGTGGCCGTCTTCGGGGACGGCGACGGGCGCGTGGAGGTGCGCGAGCTGGCCGGCGCGTCGGCGGGCGCGGAGCCGGTGGTGCCGCTCGCGGCCGGCACCGACGCGACCACCTCCCCGCCGGTGACCTCCGCACCGGCCCCCGCCACCGCGACCGCGGCCGACGCGGCAGCGCTGGAGGAGCTGCAGCGCAACACCCGGCTCGACTTCTCCCCCCGGGCGCGCGAGGCGCTGCGCACCCAGCCCGTGGACCTGCGCCTGGCGGCCCTCCTGGTGCAGCTGGCGGCCCAGCAGCCGCTGTCGGTGGCCGACCTGCCCTCGAGCGGGGGCGGCGGCGAGCCGGTGCGCACGGCGGTGGTCGACGGGCTCGGCGGGCGCCCGGTGGGCGCCGACCCCGACGCGGTGGCGCTGCTGCAGCGCCAGCTCACCGCGCAGGACACCCCCTACCGCGCCACCGCCGCGCTCGAGGACGACGGCGGCACCCAGGTGCTGCGCGTCGTGCTGCCCTCCGCCGGCGTGTGAGGCGGTCACCCCGCCGCGGCGCCACCCCCCGTCGGCCCTGTCGGCCCGCCGTTGGGGCCCGGACCCGTCGAGGGGAGACAGCCGCCCTCTCTGGCGGGTCCGGTGGGCCGCATGGATGATGGGCGCGGCCGAACGGAACGGTGAGCGACGACACCGCCACAGACGGTGCCCGCCGGTCGGCTGGGAAGGAGAGC
This window of the Quadrisphaera sp. RL12-1S genome carries:
- a CDS encoding NYN domain-containing protein, which produces MVGSDSAGAAQRVTYLLVDGENIDATLGMSVLGRRPAPGERPRWDRVRDFAEQAWGQPVRALFFLNATSGSMPMSFVQALLAMDYRPIPLAGGPGEKVVDLGIQRTLEAIVDRPGDVLLASHDGDFTAHLRQVLETDGRRVGLLGFREFVSSTFGDLVSRGLQVFDLEDHVHAFTEVLPRVRVIPLADFDPERYL